In the Advenella kashmirensis WT001 genome, one interval contains:
- a CDS encoding ABC transporter ATP-binding protein, whose protein sequence is MTDDIILARDIHAWYGSSHVLHGIDFNLRRGETVGLLGRNGMGKSTLIRSLLGHVKQRSGRIELQRQLMSGARPYQAAQLGIAYVPEGRGIFPNLTVRENLLMCARAGRDGSKAWDTDRILQTFPRLAERLDNMGDQLSGGEQQMLSIGRALMTNPDAIILDEATEGLAPLIVEEIWRVIALIRASGLATMVVDRNYRKVMEQADRLVVLEKGRVVLEGDASQLREDPSQIHRYLGV, encoded by the coding sequence ATGACAGACGACATCATTCTGGCACGCGATATCCATGCCTGGTACGGCTCCAGTCACGTGCTGCACGGCATTGACTTTAACCTGCGGCGCGGCGAAACCGTAGGCCTGCTGGGCCGCAACGGCATGGGCAAATCCACGCTGATACGCAGCCTGCTGGGCCATGTCAAACAACGCAGTGGACGGATCGAACTGCAGCGACAGCTGATGTCTGGTGCCCGCCCCTATCAGGCTGCCCAATTGGGCATTGCCTACGTTCCTGAAGGGCGCGGCATTTTTCCCAATCTGACAGTCCGCGAAAATCTGCTGATGTGCGCGCGCGCCGGCCGCGACGGGAGTAAAGCATGGGATACCGATCGCATACTGCAGACCTTTCCCCGGCTCGCAGAGCGCCTGGACAACATGGGTGACCAGCTCTCCGGAGGCGAACAGCAAATGCTTTCGATTGGTCGGGCGCTGATGACCAATCCGGATGCCATCATTCTGGATGAAGCCACCGAAGGCCTGGCGCCGCTGATTGTAGAGGAGATCTGGCGTGTCATTGCGCTCATCCGCGCCAGCGGCCTGGCAACCATGGTGGTCGACCGCAATTATCGCAAAGTGATGGAGCAGGCGGACCGGCTGGTTGTGCTGGAAAAAGGCCGGGTTGTGCTCGAGGGCGATGCCAGCCAGCTACGTGAAGACCCTTCGCAGATCCACCGGTATCTGGGCGTCTGA
- a CDS encoding tRNA (mnm(5)s(2)U34)-methyltransferase, which translates to MPLLKTVAFVHTLLAGHVVAGARVIDATMGNGHDTLQLARLVGEAGHVYAFDIQRDALAATAARLGHENLQARATLIHDSHAHMLDYVSEPVSAIIFNLGYLPGADKSCATQANSTLAAVKSALTLLAPGGLLLIAIYWGHPAGADEKEALEPFVAQLSPEQYRVLKYEFINRANPAPYLLAVERFTN; encoded by the coding sequence ATGCCGCTGCTCAAAACCGTTGCCTTTGTTCATACGCTGCTTGCCGGCCACGTGGTAGCCGGCGCGCGCGTCATTGATGCGACGATGGGAAATGGGCACGATACGCTGCAGCTTGCCCGGCTTGTAGGTGAAGCCGGTCATGTATATGCGTTCGATATCCAGCGCGATGCGCTGGCTGCCACGGCCGCGCGCCTGGGTCACGAAAATCTGCAAGCGCGTGCCACGCTGATTCACGACAGCCATGCGCACATGCTCGATTACGTATCGGAGCCGGTCAGTGCCATTATCTTTAACCTGGGTTATCTGCCCGGCGCCGATAAATCCTGCGCCACCCAGGCCAACAGCACCCTGGCTGCCGTCAAAAGTGCGTTGACACTGCTTGCGCCCGGCGGACTATTGTTGATTGCGATTTACTGGGGGCATCCCGCAGGCGCCGACGAGAAAGAAGCGCTTGAGCCGTTCGTTGCACAGCTTTCGCCTGAGCAGTACCGGGTGCTCAAATATGAATTCATTAATCGCGCGAATCCTGCGCCGTATCTGCTGGCCGTCGAACGCTTTACCAACTGA
- a CDS encoding 3-hydroxyacyl-CoA dehydrogenase NAD-binding domain-containing protein, which translates to MDNRNIKTIAIIGAGTIGSSWAALFLAHGYHVVVSDPAPDVEANTRTLIDSAWQTLRELGKVKNESFLHNLRFEADLHKALENVDFVQENAPEREDFKISLFAKMDALLPEHVIISSSSSGLLVSRMQSQCRYPQRCVLGHPFNPPHVIPLVEVVGGEQTSEDTIARTLAFYRAVGKHPIRLNKEIAGHIANRLQAAVWREVMHLVNENVASVQDIDAAMSKGPGLRWAIFGPQMVFDLAGGRAGLAHLIDHLQPAIESWMDDLGNPRMTPELRARMVQARNRPGR; encoded by the coding sequence ATGGACAATCGCAACATCAAGACAATCGCCATTATCGGCGCCGGAACCATAGGCAGCAGCTGGGCTGCCCTTTTTCTTGCTCATGGCTATCATGTGGTGGTGTCGGACCCGGCACCGGACGTTGAGGCCAATACCCGAACGCTGATCGACTCGGCCTGGCAAACCCTGCGTGAGCTGGGCAAAGTGAAGAATGAGTCATTTCTGCACAATTTGCGCTTTGAGGCCGATTTGCACAAGGCGCTGGAAAATGTAGACTTCGTGCAGGAGAATGCGCCAGAGCGTGAAGACTTCAAAATCTCGCTGTTCGCAAAAATGGATGCACTGTTGCCGGAGCACGTCATTATTTCCTCCAGCTCGTCGGGCCTGCTGGTCAGCCGCATGCAATCGCAGTGCAGGTATCCGCAACGGTGCGTGCTGGGCCATCCGTTTAATCCGCCGCACGTGATTCCGCTGGTGGAAGTGGTCGGCGGCGAGCAGACATCCGAAGACACGATCGCGCGTACGCTGGCATTTTATCGTGCCGTTGGCAAGCACCCGATCCGTCTGAACAAGGAAATTGCCGGGCATATCGCCAATCGCCTGCAGGCTGCGGTATGGCGCGAGGTCATGCATCTGGTCAACGAAAACGTGGCCAGCGTGCAGGATATTGATGCGGCCATGAGCAAGGGGCCGGGCCTGCGCTGGGCCATCTTCGGTCCGCAAATGGTGTTTGACCTGGCTGGCGGCCGGGCTGGTCTGGCGCATCTGATCGACCATTTGCAACCGGCCATCGAAAGCTGGATGGATGACCTGGGCAATCCGCGCATGACCCCGGAGTTGCGAGCGCGTATGGTTCAGGCACGCAACAGGCCAGGAAGATAA
- a CDS encoding dienelactone hydrolase family protein → MTTTLTAADGHILQAYTAGAEDAERGIVVLQEIFGVNSHIRDVCDFYASKGYRVIAPALFDRIEPGVEMGYTAQDIERGKAFKARVSYEEALKDIEAAAAALSSQKKIGVVGFCWGGTLTWLAACRSAAFSAASCWYGAGIAELRDEKAQCPVQMHFGDKDKSIPPSDVEAIRAAQPDVDICTYDADHGFGCDQRGSYDPFASELARTRTVEFFKAHL, encoded by the coding sequence ATGACCACTACACTGACAGCAGCAGACGGACACATTCTGCAGGCCTATACGGCCGGCGCCGAAGACGCGGAACGGGGCATTGTGGTCCTGCAGGAAATTTTCGGGGTCAATAGCCACATTCGCGATGTCTGTGATTTCTATGCTTCAAAGGGTTATCGTGTGATTGCGCCGGCGCTGTTTGACCGGATCGAACCGGGTGTGGAAATGGGCTATACCGCCCAGGACATTGAGCGCGGCAAAGCGTTCAAAGCCCGGGTGAGCTACGAGGAGGCGCTCAAGGATATTGAGGCAGCCGCCGCCGCCTTGTCGTCACAGAAGAAAATCGGCGTGGTCGGCTTTTGCTGGGGTGGTACCCTGACATGGCTTGCCGCCTGCCGCAGCGCTGCCTTTTCGGCGGCTTCCTGCTGGTATGGTGCCGGCATTGCCGAGTTGCGTGACGAAAAAGCCCAATGCCCGGTGCAGATGCACTTTGGCGACAAAGATAAATCCATTCCGCCGTCTGATGTCGAGGCGATCCGTGCCGCCCAGCCTGACGTTGACATCTGCACTTATGACGCGGACCACGGCTTCGGATGCGACCAGCGCGGCTCCTACGATCCCTTTGCCAGCGAACTTGCGCGCACTCGCACAGTGGAATTTTTCAAGGCGCATCTGTAA
- a CDS encoding branched-chain amino acid ABC transporter permease: MDITTFLIQCLNSVQYGLLLFLIASGLTLIFGIMGVINLAHGSFFMIGAYLIYALGMYIDNFALALVLGIILALAFGYLLEWGFFSFLYEREHLLQVLMTYGLILVFEALRSILLGDDVHGVSPPAWLAGSIALGNGLSYPVYRLFISLVCLVIAIGMYLLIKHTRLGMKIRAGATNREMVQSLGVNISVLYRTVFAAGVALAIFAGMLSAPVSSVYPGMGGNELIICFVVVVIGGIGSIKGALVAALLIGFVDTFGKVLWPEGAGALVYLLMVLVLLFKPQGLFKQGT, encoded by the coding sequence ATGGATATAACAACATTTCTGATTCAGTGTCTGAACAGTGTGCAGTACGGGCTGCTACTGTTTCTGATCGCCAGCGGGCTCACACTGATCTTCGGCATCATGGGCGTCATCAACCTGGCGCACGGCAGTTTCTTCATGATTGGCGCTTATCTTATCTACGCGCTGGGCATGTATATCGACAATTTTGCCCTTGCCCTGGTGCTGGGCATTATTCTTGCCCTGGCTTTCGGTTATTTGCTGGAGTGGGGCTTTTTCAGCTTTCTGTACGAACGTGAGCACCTGTTGCAGGTGCTGATGACCTACGGGCTTATTCTGGTATTCGAAGCGCTGCGCAGCATTCTGCTGGGCGACGATGTGCATGGCGTCAGCCCGCCTGCCTGGCTGGCCGGCTCTATCGCATTGGGCAATGGGCTGAGCTATCCGGTGTATCGCCTGTTCATTTCGCTGGTCTGCCTGGTTATTGCGATTGGCATGTACCTGTTGATCAAGCATACCCGGCTGGGCATGAAAATCCGCGCCGGCGCCACCAATCGCGAAATGGTGCAATCGCTGGGCGTCAATATCTCGGTACTGTACCGCACCGTATTTGCGGCCGGTGTTGCCCTGGCCATCTTTGCCGGCATGCTCTCGGCGCCAGTGTCATCGGTCTACCCTGGCATGGGCGGCAATGAACTGATTATCTGTTTTGTGGTCGTGGTCATCGGCGGCATCGGCTCCATCAAGGGCGCGCTGGTCGCAGCGCTGCTGATCGGCTTCGTAGACACCTTTGGCAAAGTGCTCTGGCCCGAAGGCGCTGGCGCACTGGTCTATCTGCTAATGGTGCTGGTGCTGCTATTCAAGCCCCAGGGCCTGTTCAAACAGGGAACCTGA
- a CDS encoding L,D-transpeptidase family protein, translated as MTFSTMLSAVSFSLMLATTVHAQAPQNDATAPFTIPDSGITIPPDFAHATFEVPAVSWIEDGRPIEQARDALDLLATADKHGLDPRWFHIAQLQSQWERINYAASAEETAQFDRDLTTQMRTYVKFLKNGRISPSLIKNRYSKPMFSDADADLFLATAISNGNLKASVKALTDSIPMYNSLMQALVVFRQLQKNPTMNQALPAVPGGKLTEGQTYTGMPALIERLVLLGDLPQGTPARPIYDAAIMAGVKSFQQRHGLEPDGVIGKGTLEQLNTRPIDRIRQIQISMERLRWTPLIEGERRIVVNVPEFVLRAYHIRNKKAENIIEMKVIVGKSFNTSTPLFDGAVSKIEFSPYWNVPISISRKELIPRLRSNPSYLQSQGFEFVTQSGVSQTVSEANLNAVLNGQARIRQRPGPKNSLGDIKFIFPNNDAIYLHHTPSTQLFDRTRRDLSHGCIRVEEPVKLAQFVLEKQPEWTASAIEKAMTAKKSKTINVLEPVPVVLGYSTVVVKNNKIHFFPDIYGQDKILDNAIKKMAASRNIPPAS; from the coding sequence ATGACGTTTTCGACAATGCTGTCTGCAGTCTCGTTTTCTCTCATGCTTGCCACTACCGTGCATGCACAGGCGCCGCAAAATGATGCTACGGCGCCGTTTACTATTCCTGATAGCGGAATAACCATTCCACCGGACTTTGCCCACGCGACCTTCGAGGTACCTGCTGTGAGCTGGATTGAAGACGGACGTCCGATCGAACAGGCCAGGGACGCCCTTGATCTGCTGGCAACAGCAGACAAGCACGGTCTGGACCCTCGCTGGTTTCATATTGCACAATTGCAGTCGCAATGGGAGCGGATCAACTATGCGGCTTCTGCAGAAGAAACGGCGCAATTTGATCGTGACCTGACCACGCAGATGCGCACCTATGTGAAGTTTCTGAAGAACGGCCGTATTTCGCCGTCCCTGATTAAAAACCGCTATTCCAAGCCGATGTTTTCCGATGCCGATGCTGACCTGTTCCTGGCGACGGCGATCAGCAATGGCAATTTGAAGGCATCGGTCAAGGCGCTGACCGACAGTATTCCCATGTACAACTCGCTGATGCAGGCGCTGGTGGTATTTCGTCAATTACAGAAAAATCCGACTATGAACCAGGCACTGCCTGCGGTTCCTGGCGGCAAACTGACCGAAGGCCAAACCTATACGGGCATGCCCGCGCTCATCGAGCGTCTGGTCCTGCTGGGCGATCTGCCGCAAGGAACACCGGCACGACCGATTTACGACGCCGCGATCATGGCCGGCGTGAAAAGCTTTCAGCAACGCCATGGGCTGGAGCCTGATGGGGTGATTGGCAAGGGTACGCTGGAACAATTGAACACAAGACCCATTGACCGTATCCGCCAGATCCAGATCAGTATGGAACGGCTGCGCTGGACGCCGCTGATAGAAGGCGAGCGTCGCATTGTCGTCAACGTACCCGAGTTCGTGTTGCGCGCCTATCACATCCGCAATAAAAAGGCGGAAAACATTATTGAAATGAAAGTGATTGTCGGCAAGTCCTTCAACACCAGTACGCCGCTGTTCGATGGGGCAGTCAGCAAGATTGAGTTCAGTCCGTACTGGAATGTGCCTATTTCCATTTCCCGCAAGGAACTGATCCCGCGTTTACGCAGCAATCCGTCTTATCTGCAGAGCCAGGGGTTCGAGTTTGTTACCCAGTCTGGCGTGTCGCAAACCGTCAGCGAGGCCAACCTGAACGCCGTGTTAAATGGCCAGGCACGCATCCGTCAGCGCCCCGGACCCAAGAACTCGCTGGGCGATATCAAGTTCATTTTCCCCAATAACGATGCCATTTACCTGCATCACACTCCCAGCACCCAGTTGTTTGACCGTACGCGGCGCGATCTGAGCCATGGCTGCATCCGGGTGGAAGAACCGGTGAAACTGGCGCAATTTGTGTTGGAAAAACAACCAGAGTGGACCGCGAGCGCTATCGAAAAGGCCATGACAGCAAAAAAATCCAAAACAATCAACGTATTGGAGCCTGTTCCTGTTGTATTGGGTTATAGTACCGTGGTGGTTAAAAACAATAAAATTCACTTTTTCCCCGACATCTACGGACAGGACAAGATTCTGGACAATGCCATCAAGAAGATGGCCGCCTCACGTAACATTCCACCTGCCTCGTAA
- a CDS encoding GNAT family N-acetyltransferase: MSIENRSQTRAPSIGMRALRTDDLPQVLALQASVYPSSLLESGQVLASKISFVPAGWTSLAACDGDTLCAYALGYPWRSNLQPSWNRPLALQQDCDVLYLHDVAVSRAYAGRGIANALVSQLMRQGQQFGLSRAILIAVEGAQRYWSRLGFVAIPAASTDPAFGDDAVLMQRELTLPGAV; the protein is encoded by the coding sequence ATGTCAATTGAAAACCGTAGCCAGACGCGAGCGCCGTCTATCGGCATGCGGGCGCTGCGCACCGATGATCTGCCGCAGGTGCTGGCCTTGCAGGCCAGCGTGTACCCCTCATCGCTGCTGGAAAGCGGACAGGTGCTGGCCAGCAAGATCAGTTTTGTCCCGGCCGGCTGGACGTCTCTGGCGGCCTGCGATGGCGATACGCTTTGCGCCTACGCGCTAGGCTATCCCTGGCGCTCCAACCTGCAGCCCAGCTGGAACCGTCCGCTTGCGCTGCAACAGGATTGCGATGTGCTTTATCTGCATGATGTGGCAGTATCACGGGCCTATGCGGGCCGGGGTATTGCCAATGCACTGGTGTCGCAGCTGATGCGACAGGGGCAACAATTTGGCCTGTCGCGCGCCATACTGATTGCGGTCGAAGGCGCACAGCGGTATTGGTCAAGACTGGGCTTTGTCGCGATCCCGGCCGCCAGCACTGACCCGGCTTTCGGTGATGATGCCGTGCTGATGCAGCGCGAACTCACGCTGCCTGGTGCTGTATAG
- a CDS encoding ABC transporter substrate-binding protein: MNKTGTLTWATGMLLASTGAAHAAGISDDVIRIGFLTDISGVYADYDGQGGVQAIRMAIRDAGGSIDGKKIELLYADHQNKADVAAAKSREWADVNKVDILIGGTNSAVSLAMANVATEKKKLFISTGGGTSALTGKQCSPYIIHYTYSTDALANGTGKSVVKNGGKDWFFITTDYAFGHALEAATSKVVKQANGTIKGSVKVPLGASDFSSYILQAQSSGAKILGMANAGGDFVNAAKSANEFGLNTQMNLVGLTVLIPDIHSLGLQVTQGMYLTTPFYWDLDDDTRKWTAEYKKITNRIPTYIQAGTYSAVSNYLAAVAALKTDDADAIMKRFKTERIKDFFAKDAIVRADGRLTNPMYLMQVKKPDESKAPWDYYRKVETLSPDDLYGKLEDSACKLVQQSAGAQS; the protein is encoded by the coding sequence ATGAACAAGACGGGCACACTCACATGGGCGACAGGCATGCTGCTTGCCTCGACAGGCGCGGCGCATGCCGCCGGCATCTCCGATGATGTCATCCGTATCGGTTTTCTGACCGATATCTCGGGGGTCTACGCCGACTATGACGGCCAGGGTGGTGTGCAAGCCATCCGCATGGCGATCCGCGATGCTGGCGGCAGTATCGACGGCAAGAAAATTGAACTGCTTTATGCCGATCATCAGAACAAGGCCGATGTCGCTGCCGCCAAATCCCGTGAATGGGCGGACGTGAACAAAGTAGATATCCTGATCGGCGGAACCAATTCTGCGGTCAGCCTGGCCATGGCCAACGTTGCCACTGAAAAGAAAAAACTGTTTATCTCTACCGGTGGCGGTACATCGGCCCTGACCGGCAAACAATGCTCGCCTTACATTATCCACTACACCTATTCAACCGATGCGCTGGCCAACGGCACGGGCAAATCTGTGGTTAAAAACGGCGGCAAGGACTGGTTCTTCATTACCACCGATTATGCCTTTGGCCATGCTCTGGAAGCGGCCACCTCCAAGGTGGTAAAGCAAGCCAACGGCACCATCAAAGGATCGGTCAAAGTGCCGCTTGGCGCTTCCGATTTTTCTTCCTATATATTGCAAGCGCAATCATCAGGCGCCAAGATCCTGGGCATGGCCAATGCCGGCGGCGATTTTGTGAACGCTGCAAAATCTGCCAATGAATTTGGCTTGAATACCCAAATGAATCTGGTGGGCCTGACAGTACTCATTCCGGACATCCACTCCCTGGGCTTGCAGGTTACCCAGGGAATGTATCTGACCACGCCGTTCTACTGGGACCTGGACGATGACACCCGCAAGTGGACAGCCGAATACAAAAAAATCACTAATCGCATACCGACCTACATTCAGGCCGGCACCTATTCGGCAGTCAGCAATTATCTTGCGGCAGTCGCCGCATTAAAAACCGACGATGCGGATGCGATCATGAAGCGATTCAAGACCGAGCGCATCAAAGACTTTTTCGCCAAAGATGCCATCGTACGTGCCGATGGCAGACTCACCAATCCGATGTACCTGATGCAGGTAAAAAAACCGGACGAATCCAAAGCACCCTGGGATTATTACCGGAAAGTTGAAACGCTTTCACCCGATGATCTTTACGGAAAACTGGAAGACTCCGCCTGCAAACTGGTGCAACAATCTGCAGGAGCGCAATCATGA
- a CDS encoding branched-chain amino acid ABC transporter permease produces the protein MWIVGLALLALLPLLPEPIGSKYHGDLVTKIMILSIFALSLQLLVGFTGLVSLGHAAFLGFAAYMVATFSPESEAGNGWLLMAICIGGAGLLALLIGMLVMRSYGVYFIMVTLAFGQLVYFVFHDIKIFGGSDGTYIYFKPVFSIFQWQPFDLESGNTFYWFTLVLLIITVIILQLILRSRLGHAFVGIKHNQLRMRAAGFESTAYKIASFVISGMLAGLAGFLYACQYGYVNPELLSWHQSGNVLLMIILGGLGSLGGAIIGAFAFVLLSEWFTALTKHWQLLLGGFIIFVVMLMPYGLAGLPRQLKEWRIRRANKGGATR, from the coding sequence TTGTGGATAGTCGGCCTGGCCCTGCTGGCACTGCTGCCCTTGCTGCCCGAGCCCATTGGCAGCAAATACCACGGTGATCTGGTTACCAAAATCATGATCCTGAGCATTTTTGCGCTCAGCCTGCAATTGCTGGTTGGCTTTACCGGTCTGGTGAGCCTTGGGCACGCCGCTTTTCTCGGCTTTGCCGCCTATATGGTTGCGACCTTCTCGCCCGAGTCGGAAGCGGGCAACGGCTGGCTGCTGATGGCGATCTGCATTGGCGGCGCAGGGCTGCTGGCATTGCTGATCGGTATGCTGGTCATGCGCAGCTATGGCGTGTATTTCATCATGGTCACGCTGGCCTTTGGCCAACTGGTTTACTTCGTTTTTCATGACATCAAGATTTTCGGCGGCTCCGACGGCACCTATATTTATTTCAAGCCGGTTTTTTCCATTTTTCAATGGCAGCCCTTCGATCTTGAATCGGGCAATACTTTCTACTGGTTCACGCTTGTGTTGCTTATTATCACCGTCATCATTCTGCAACTGATTCTGCGTTCGCGCCTGGGTCATGCTTTTGTCGGTATCAAACACAACCAGTTGCGCATGCGTGCCGCCGGGTTCGAGTCAACCGCTTACAAGATTGCCAGTTTTGTCATCAGCGGTATGCTGGCAGGTCTGGCCGGGTTTCTGTATGCATGCCAGTACGGTTACGTCAATCCCGAGCTGCTGTCCTGGCATCAGTCTGGCAATGTACTGCTCATGATTATTCTGGGCGGCCTGGGCAGTCTGGGTGGGGCCATTATCGGCGCCTTCGCTTTCGTGCTGCTGTCAGAATGGTTTACCGCCCTCACCAAGCACTGGCAGTTGCTGCTCGGCGGCTTTATTATTTTCGTAGTCATGCTAATGCCCTATGGCCTGGCCGGCCTGCCCCGGCAACTGAAGGAATGGCGCATTCGCCGCGCAAACAAGGGAGGTGCAACCCGATGA
- a CDS encoding YcbK family protein, giving the protein MTFTPPQLHRRQFLRNSSSLLVAGAMFSIGTNTARANIGGGFRQISLDHLHTNEKITLAYANGDAYIPAAMQRLNRFLRDHYSGAIGHMDPTLFDLINKVRASLKTDVAIEVISGYRDPHTNERLRKTRGGGVAKRSLHMVGQAMDLRLKGVPLDELRDAAKELALGGVGYYPKDGFVHMDTGRVRSW; this is encoded by the coding sequence ATGACGTTTACGCCCCCTCAGTTACACCGCCGCCAGTTTTTAAGAAACTCTTCTTCTCTGCTTGTTGCCGGTGCCATGTTCTCCATCGGCACCAATACCGCCCGCGCCAATATCGGCGGCGGATTCAGGCAAATCTCGCTGGATCATCTGCATACCAATGAGAAAATCACCCTGGCTTATGCCAATGGCGACGCCTATATTCCCGCCGCGATGCAGCGGCTGAACCGTTTCTTGCGGGATCATTACTCCGGCGCGATCGGCCATATGGACCCGACGCTGTTTGACCTGATCAACAAGGTCAGGGCGTCGCTCAAGACTGATGTCGCTATCGAAGTCATTTCAGGCTATCGCGACCCGCATACCAATGAACGTCTACGCAAGACGCGCGGTGGCGGCGTAGCCAAGCGCAGCCTGCATATGGTGGGACAGGCCATGGACCTGCGCCTCAAAGGCGTGCCGCTTGATGAATTGCGGGATGCCGCCAAGGAACTAGCACTGGGCGGTGTGGGCTATTATCCAAAAGACGGGTTTGTACACATGGATACGGGACGCGTACGCAGCTGGTAG
- a CDS encoding BKACE family enzyme, which translates to MSTPKVIITIAPTGGMAYKSQNPNLPTQPQEIADDVYDCYNAGASIVALHARNPDDGATCNPDIYYDMNTRIRAKCDIILNNSTGGGVHGEMIGQNENGMWELLWEERIKGMEAGAEMCTLDATTIIASFDNKEILMNTAPSRCRFLADEMKKRGIKPEWEVFSPTHILQDTATLLAMGADEEPAYVNLVMGVHRGFQNAMPYSPKNLQFMVECLPPGTIFGASGIGPAQLPCAINSLLLGGHVRVGLEDNLYYSQGRLASNIELTERIVRLVREMGYEPATPKEARQMLNLPRPGAPVRPTFAL; encoded by the coding sequence ATGAGTACACCCAAAGTCATTATTACCATTGCCCCCACCGGTGGCATGGCCTATAAGAGCCAGAACCCGAACCTGCCCACGCAACCGCAGGAAATTGCCGACGACGTGTACGACTGCTACAACGCCGGCGCCAGCATTGTGGCGCTGCATGCACGCAATCCCGATGACGGCGCCACCTGCAATCCCGATATCTATTACGACATGAATACACGCATTCGCGCCAAATGCGACATCATTTTGAATAACTCCACCGGTGGTGGAGTCCATGGCGAGATGATCGGACAGAACGAAAACGGCATGTGGGAATTGCTTTGGGAAGAACGCATCAAGGGTATGGAGGCCGGCGCCGAGATGTGCACGCTGGACGCGACCACCATTATTGCCAGTTTTGATAACAAGGAAATACTGATGAACACCGCGCCCTCGCGTTGCCGCTTCCTGGCCGACGAGATGAAAAAACGCGGCATCAAACCCGAATGGGAGGTATTTAGCCCCACTCATATTTTGCAGGATACCGCGACGTTGTTGGCCATGGGCGCGGACGAAGAGCCGGCCTATGTCAACTTAGTCATGGGCGTACACCGGGGCTTTCAGAACGCCATGCCCTACTCGCCAAAAAATCTGCAGTTCATGGTGGAGTGCCTGCCGCCTGGAACTATCTTCGGCGCCAGCGGCATCGGCCCGGCACAGTTGCCCTGCGCCATCAACTCGTTGCTGCTGGGTGGACACGTACGGGTCGGACTGGAAGACAATTTGTATTACTCACAAGGTCGCCTGGCAAGCAATATCGAATTGACCGAAAGAATTGTCCGGCTGGTGCGTGAAATGGGTTATGAGCCGGCAACGCCCAAGGAAGCCAGGCAAATGCTCAATTTGCCACGACCTGGCGCACCGGTCAGACCGACGTTTGCGCTGTGA
- a CDS encoding LysR family transcriptional regulator: protein MPDWDDIRYFLEVARTHRASAAAARLGVEHTTVARRIRRLEADLGQLLFDKSRSSGFTLTRSGQQLLAHAEQMETHLYNAQEQILGVSQSPAGHVRVAATEAFGSCIIAPLCAQFQSQFPDMTIDVLPVPRFVSLTRREADIAITIERPARGPYVTRKLTDYTLLLYGTQACFDRYGAVNTEADLHHHRFISYVDELLFSDQLRYLEDILPFTKPVIKSTSVIAQYYSCLQGHGLAILPCFLAGQNPQLIPVLQDRIGITRSFWIYYHEELKRLKRIVMLSEHLCDIIGNNRLLVQGRMPVQQVQ from the coding sequence ATGCCTGACTGGGACGATATCCGCTATTTCCTGGAAGTGGCCAGGACACACAGAGCCAGCGCCGCAGCAGCGCGGCTGGGGGTGGAGCATACCACCGTGGCCCGGCGCATCCGCCGCCTTGAGGCGGACCTGGGACAGCTGCTTTTCGACAAATCGCGCAGCTCCGGATTTACCCTGACCCGTTCGGGGCAGCAACTGCTGGCGCATGCAGAGCAGATGGAAACGCATTTATATAATGCGCAGGAGCAGATTCTGGGAGTGAGCCAGAGTCCGGCCGGGCATGTCCGGGTGGCAGCGACCGAGGCCTTTGGTTCCTGCATTATTGCGCCCCTGTGTGCACAATTTCAGAGTCAGTTTCCCGATATGACCATAGATGTGCTGCCGGTCCCCCGTTTTGTCAGCCTGACTCGTCGCGAAGCCGATATTGCGATCACCATAGAGCGTCCGGCGCGCGGGCCTTATGTCACTCGCAAGCTGACCGACTATACGCTGCTGCTGTACGGGACCCAGGCCTGCTTTGATCGCTATGGGGCGGTCAATACCGAAGCGGATCTGCATCATCATCGTTTTATCAGTTATGTGGATGAACTACTGTTCAGCGACCAATTGCGGTATCTGGAGGACATCCTGCCGTTTACCAAGCCCGTCATAAAAAGCACAAGTGTCATCGCGCAATATTACAGTTGTCTGCAAGGTCACGGGCTGGCCATTCTGCCGTGTTTTCTTGCCGGTCAGAATCCACAACTTATTCCGGTGCTGCAGGACAGAATCGGGATCACGCGCAGTTTCTGGATTTACTACCATGAAGAACTGAAACGACTGAAACGTATTGTGATGCTTTCGGAACACTTATGTGACATCATAGGAAATAACCGACTGCTGGTACAGGGCAGGATGCCGGTGCAGCAGGTACAATGA